A genomic window from Chlorobium phaeobacteroides DSM 266 includes:
- a CDS encoding RrF2 family transcriptional regulator, whose protein sequence is MLHVSRKFEYGLHAVSYLATRGAGRVVTVKEMADDIGFSQEFLSKAMQSLKKAGIIASVQGVKGGYTLAKPLSGITVADIGEAIEGKPHLTRCASDLYCEIASKCTHKQYMNLLQNKIQEFMGATTLETLIEGDDSLPQLK, encoded by the coding sequence ATGCTGCATGTTTCGCGTAAATTTGAATATGGACTTCATGCTGTTTCCTATCTTGCAACAAGGGGGGCGGGTCGAGTTGTAACTGTCAAGGAAATGGCGGACGATATTGGCTTTTCCCAGGAATTTCTCTCAAAGGCCATGCAAAGCCTTAAAAAGGCAGGAATCATCGCATCAGTTCAGGGCGTTAAGGGTGGTTATACTCTTGCAAAGCCGCTGTCGGGAATTACGGTTGCCGATATCGGCGAAGCCATCGAGGGAAAGCCGCATCTTACCCGCTGTGCATCTGATCTTTACTGTGAAATAGCTTCGAAATGTACCCATAAACAGTATATGAATCTTTTGCAGAACAAGATCCAGGAGTTCATGGGTGCTACCACTCTGGAGACTCTTATAGAGGGTGATGATTCTTTGCCGCAGCTGAAGTGA
- the queC gene encoding 7-cyano-7-deazaguanine synthase QueC — MKAVVLLSGGMDSLVTTAIANAQGFELAAMHVNYGQRTWHKELEAFRLIADHYAIGERLEINADYLAQIGGSSLTDYSMPISGADLQGLSIPTSYVPFRNAGFLSMAVSWAEVIGAERIFIGAVEEDSSGYPDCRKVFYDAFNAVIALGTKPETSIAIMTPLIEMQKSEIVRKGMELTAPFELSWSCYKSEGKACGVCDSCALRLRAFERAGMRDPIDYEQRPDYI; from the coding sequence ATGAAAGCAGTAGTCCTTCTCAGTGGAGGTATGGACAGCCTTGTTACAACGGCTATAGCCAACGCGCAAGGCTTTGAGCTTGCGGCTATGCATGTTAATTACGGGCAGCGGACGTGGCATAAAGAGCTTGAGGCCTTTCGTCTTATTGCCGATCACTATGCTATAGGCGAACGGCTCGAAATCAATGCTGATTACCTGGCTCAGATCGGCGGTTCCTCTTTGACTGACTATTCCATGCCCATCAGCGGCGCTGATCTTCAGGGATTATCAATTCCAACCAGCTATGTCCCGTTCAGAAACGCGGGGTTTCTTTCAATGGCGGTCAGTTGGGCGGAAGTTATCGGAGCTGAAAGGATATTTATCGGAGCGGTTGAAGAGGACTCCTCCGGGTATCCTGATTGTCGTAAAGTGTTTTATGATGCCTTCAATGCTGTTATAGCTCTCGGAACAAAGCCTGAAACCAGTATCGCGATCATGACGCCGCTTATCGAGATGCAGAAGTCGGAGATTGTTCGTAAAGGCATGGAACTCACGGCGCCGTTCGAATTGAGCTGGTCGTGCTATAAAAGCGAAGGAAAGGCTTGTGGCGTCTGTGACAGTTGCGCGCTGAGGCTGAGGGCTTTTGAGCGGGCAGGCATGCGAGACCCCATTGATTATGAACAGCGTCCTGACTATATTTGA
- the groES gene encoding co-chaperone GroES codes for MNLKPLADRVIVKPAPAEEKTKGGLIIPDTGKEKPQYGEVVAVGTGKVADSGQLLEMQIKVGQKVLYGKYSGTEVSVEGEDYLIMRESDIFAILD; via the coding sequence ATGAACTTGAAACCCTTAGCTGATCGAGTTATTGTTAAGCCTGCACCGGCGGAAGAAAAAACCAAAGGCGGACTTATCATTCCCGATACCGGAAAGGAAAAACCACAGTACGGCGAAGTCGTTGCTGTTGGTACTGGCAAAGTTGCCGATAGCGGCCAGCTTCTTGAAATGCAGATCAAGGTAGGACAGAAAGTGCTTTATGGTAAATATTCCGGCACAGAAGTGAGTGTTGAGGGTGAAGATTACCTCATCATGCGCGAGTCGGACATTTTTGCTATTCTTGATTAA
- a CDS encoding CPBP family intramembrane glutamic endopeptidase, producing MKPVKVISEHTSSLNERLKLSFGLTAMIWIVGFVGHFTSFQEWPALFLYLFGSIGLVLYRGKRYDEWQKMYLAGGDLSKSLKWGGIAGLLLFVMDVSNTVMYYKSGGAPMAEMQIILVNRSLLYLFPILVFAEEFLWRGIMLSAMIERGFNKHLTVFLTAMFYVINHFAVAPVGLRERALMAMMAFPIGMLGGYIVLRSRNVWGSVLVHMITMLSMIIDIFLIPQLLF from the coding sequence ATGAAACCTGTCAAAGTGATCTCAGAGCATACATCGTCACTCAATGAGCGCCTCAAACTCTCTTTCGGTCTTACGGCCATGATCTGGATTGTGGGATTTGTCGGGCATTTTACCTCTTTTCAGGAGTGGCCGGCCCTTTTTCTCTACCTTTTCGGCTCAATCGGTCTTGTTCTTTATCGGGGAAAGCGTTATGACGAGTGGCAGAAGATGTACCTTGCCGGAGGTGACCTTTCGAAATCCCTGAAGTGGGGCGGTATTGCCGGGTTGCTGCTTTTTGTTATGGATGTTTCCAACACGGTCATGTACTATAAAAGCGGCGGTGCTCCAATGGCGGAGATGCAGATTATTCTTGTCAACCGATCGTTGCTCTATCTGTTTCCCATACTCGTATTTGCCGAAGAGTTTCTCTGGAGAGGCATCATGCTTTCCGCCATGATCGAGAGGGGTTTCAACAAGCATCTTACGGTTTTTCTTACAGCCATGTTTTATGTGATCAACCACTTTGCCGTTGCTCCGGTCGGCCTCAGGGAGCGGGCATTGATGGCGATGATGGCTTTTCCCATCGGCATGCTCGGAGGTTATATCGTGCTGAGGTCCAGAAATGTCTGGGGGAGTGTGCTGGTGCACATGATCACCATGTTGTCCATGATTATCGATATTTTTCTTATTCCACAACTCCTGTTCTGA
- the groL gene encoding chaperonin GroEL (60 kDa chaperone family; promotes refolding of misfolded polypeptides especially under stressful conditions; forms two stacked rings of heptamers to form a barrel-shaped 14mer; ends can be capped by GroES; misfolded proteins enter the barrel where they are refolded when GroES binds): protein MTAKDIIFDSDARAKLKVGVDKLANAVKVTLGPAGRNVLIDKKFGAPTSTKDGVTVAKEIELADAVENMGAQMVREVASKTSDVAGDGTTTATVLAQAIYREGLKNVAAGARPIDLKRGIDRAVKEVVLELRNISRSISGKKEIAQVGTISANNDPEIGELIAEAMDKVGKDGVITVEEAKGMDTELKVVEGMQFDRGYLSPYFVTNPENMEAELEDPLILIHDKKISNMKELLPILEKSAQSGRPLLIISEDIEGEALATLVVNRLRGTLKVCAVKAPGFGDRRKAMLEDIAILTGGTVISEEKGYKLENATLTYLGQAGRITVDKDNTTVVEGKGKPEEIKARINEIKGQIEKSTSDYDTEKLQERLAKLSGGVAVLNIGASTEVEMKEKKARVEDALHATRAAVQEGIVVGGGVALIRAIKGLDNAVADNEDQKTGIEIIRRALEEPLRQIVANTGTTDGAVVLEKVKNGEGDFGFNARTEQYENLVEAGVVDPTKVTRSALENAASVASILLTTEAAITDIKEEKSDMPAMPPGGMGGMGGMY from the coding sequence ATGACTGCTAAAGATATTATTTTTGATTCTGACGCGAGAGCGAAACTGAAAGTTGGCGTTGACAAACTGGCCAACGCGGTTAAAGTTACTCTTGGACCTGCCGGACGCAATGTCCTGATCGACAAAAAATTCGGTGCTCCAACTTCCACCAAAGATGGCGTGACTGTTGCCAAAGAGATCGAACTTGCTGATGCTGTTGAGAACATGGGCGCGCAGATGGTTCGTGAAGTTGCTTCGAAAACCAGTGATGTTGCCGGTGACGGTACCACTACGGCAACCGTTCTTGCACAGGCTATCTATCGTGAAGGTCTGAAGAACGTTGCAGCCGGTGCCCGCCCGATTGATTTGAAAAGAGGCATCGACCGTGCTGTCAAAGAGGTTGTGCTTGAGCTGAGAAATATCAGCCGCAGCATCTCCGGTAAAAAAGAGATTGCCCAGGTCGGCACTATTTCTGCCAACAACGATCCTGAAATCGGCGAACTGATTGCCGAAGCCATGGATAAGGTCGGCAAGGACGGCGTTATTACCGTTGAAGAGGCAAAAGGCATGGATACCGAGCTGAAGGTTGTTGAGGGTATGCAGTTTGATCGTGGCTACCTTTCGCCGTACTTCGTGACCAATCCTGAAAACATGGAGGCAGAGCTCGAAGATCCGCTTATCCTTATTCATGACAAAAAGATCAGCAACATGAAAGAGCTGTTGCCGATTCTTGAAAAATCAGCACAGTCCGGTCGTCCCCTCCTCATCATTTCCGAGGATATCGAAGGCGAGGCACTTGCTACGCTTGTTGTCAACAGGCTCAGGGGTACCCTGAAAGTCTGCGCCGTCAAAGCTCCGGGCTTCGGCGATCGTCGCAAAGCAATGCTTGAAGATATCGCTATTCTTACCGGCGGTACCGTTATTTCTGAAGAGAAAGGCTACAAACTTGAAAACGCGACGCTTACCTATCTTGGTCAGGCCGGTCGTATTACGGTTGACAAGGACAATACCACTGTTGTTGAGGGTAAGGGCAAGCCGGAAGAGATCAAGGCTCGCATCAACGAAATCAAAGGCCAGATTGAAAAATCAACCTCTGATTATGATACCGAAAAATTGCAGGAGCGGCTTGCAAAACTTTCCGGCGGCGTAGCCGTACTCAATATCGGTGCATCTACCGAAGTTGAGATGAAAGAGAAAAAAGCCCGCGTTGAAGATGCGCTGCATGCAACCCGCGCTGCTGTTCAGGAAGGTATTGTTGTTGGTGGCGGTGTTGCGCTTATTCGTGCTATCAAAGGCCTCGATAATGCGGTTGCCGACAATGAAGATCAGAAAACCGGCATCGAAATTATCCGTCGCGCGCTTGAAGAGCCGCTTCGCCAGATCGTTGCGAACACCGGCACTACCGATGGTGCAGTTGTTCTTGAAAAGGTGAAGAATGGCGAAGGCGACTTTGGTTTCAATGCCAGAACCGAACAGTACGAAAACCTGGTTGAAGCAGGTGTTGTCGATCCTACCAAGGTGACCAGAAGCGCTCTTGAGAACGCTGCATCAGTTGCCAGTATTCTTTTGACAACCGAAGCTGCAATTACAGACATCAAGGAAGAAAAATCCGACATGCCTGCAATGCCTCCGGGCGGAATGGGTGGTATGGGCGGTATGTACTGA
- a CDS encoding SDR family oxidoreductase, with protein sequence MITQKPVCVTGASGFIAAEIIKALLLKGYRVRGTVRKSPDAYPFLASLDGAVDRLELVEADLLKSGSYKQAVKGCEYVLHTASPYIINVKNSQRDLVEPAVRGTQEVMEACLFAGGVKRVVLTSSIAAVTDQPDSSVIYTEKEWNRLSSLKRNPYHYSKTLAEQAAWKFIKEKNPGFDLIAINPALVTGPSLAPSLNTSNQLIRDIMIGVFPMIMDVNWGFVDIRDTARAHILAMETPAAQGRYLCSAETMNLAELVRFLKMEGYDGYSLPKINLSGKAGTLLMKLLSYSQPKDTGTFIRTHVGRLLQIDNSKIRKDFGMTFMPIKKSILEAVRDMIAWGHLSGPKT encoded by the coding sequence ATGATTACGCAAAAACCGGTCTGCGTTACGGGCGCATCCGGATTCATTGCCGCTGAGATCATCAAGGCGCTGCTTTTGAAAGGATACCGGGTAAGAGGAACCGTTCGAAAATCCCCCGATGCTTACCCTTTTCTCGCCTCCCTCGACGGAGCGGTTGATCGCCTTGAACTTGTCGAGGCTGATCTGTTGAAATCCGGATCGTACAAACAGGCTGTCAAGGGGTGCGAGTATGTACTGCATACCGCAAGCCCCTACATCATCAACGTTAAAAACTCGCAACGGGATCTTGTGGAACCTGCCGTCAGGGGAACACAAGAGGTCATGGAGGCCTGTCTCTTTGCCGGCGGAGTGAAAAGAGTGGTTTTGACCTCCTCCATCGCTGCAGTCACCGACCAGCCCGACAGTTCCGTTATCTATACCGAAAAAGAGTGGAACAGGCTCTCCTCGCTCAAGCGCAACCCTTACCACTACTCAAAAACGCTTGCTGAACAGGCGGCATGGAAGTTCATAAAGGAAAAAAATCCGGGTTTTGATCTGATTGCCATCAACCCTGCCCTGGTGACCGGCCCATCTCTGGCGCCATCGCTCAACACCTCAAACCAGTTGATCCGCGATATCATGATCGGGGTATTCCCCATGATCATGGATGTAAACTGGGGATTCGTTGACATACGAGACACCGCACGGGCTCACATTCTTGCCATGGAAACTCCAGCAGCTCAAGGTCGCTACCTCTGCTCAGCCGAAACCATGAACCTCGCAGAGCTGGTTCGCTTTCTGAAAATGGAGGGGTATGACGGTTACAGCCTTCCAAAAATAAACCTGTCCGGCAAGGCGGGAACGCTGCTGATGAAGCTGCTATCCTACAGCCAGCCGAAAGATACGGGCACCTTTATTCGCACTCATGTTGGCCGCCTGTTGCAGATCGATAACAGCAAAATCAGGAAGGATTTCGGCATGACCTTTATGCCGATAAAAAAGAGCATTCTCGAAGCAGTCAGGGATATGATCGCCTGGGGCCACCTTTCCGGACCAAAAACGTAA
- a CDS encoding SRPBCC family protein: MIQVRLHTLDHMQQEIADTIDREKRKLMRGEIVIDLAFLPDDVIGVCGKIFIAAPPEAIWKTLTDYNNLSETLPKVLSSKLVGQHGNTIILDQTGRTGIFFFEKTVSFQLKLEEEYLNRVSFEQLSGDFSIYRGEWIISPMEETEGCVLVYHAEIKPAFFAPPILVSFVQRQDLPGIFKAHKQRAESF, encoded by the coding sequence ATGATTCAGGTGAGGCTTCATACCCTTGATCATATGCAGCAAGAGATCGCCGATACTATCGACAGGGAAAAAAGAAAGCTTATGCGTGGCGAAATCGTTATCGATCTGGCCTTTCTCCCGGACGATGTCATAGGGGTCTGCGGTAAAATATTCATCGCCGCTCCTCCTGAGGCAATATGGAAAACGCTGACCGATTACAACAATCTGAGCGAGACACTGCCAAAAGTGCTCTCAAGCAAGCTTGTCGGGCAGCACGGCAATACCATCATACTTGATCAGACAGGCAGAACAGGAATTTTTTTCTTTGAAAAAACCGTCTCTTTTCAATTAAAGCTTGAGGAAGAGTATCTGAATCGGGTCTCTTTTGAGCAGTTAAGCGGCGATTTCAGTATCTACAGGGGGGAGTGGATCATCAGCCCGATGGAAGAAACAGAGGGGTGCGTCCTCGTTTACCATGCCGAGATCAAGCCTGCATTTTTTGCTCCGCCCATTCTGGTCAGTTTTGTGCAAAGGCAGGATCTCCCCGGAATTTTCAAGGCACACAAGCAAAGAGCGGAATCCTTTTGA
- a CDS encoding glycosyltransferase family 2 protein, protein MIEPERLRPAVDIIIPHFRGLEMLERSLESLEKTRYPSMGIIVVDNGGDQAGLVFLVKRFRNARLLRLRENKGYAGGCNEGLRFSSAEYLVFMNDDTEHDPFWLEHLVQSAEADKGIGALQPKILSLKAWRKRQRVFDYAGAAGGMIDRFGYPWCLGRNFMRIEQDSGQFDKSQEIFWASGVALFARRSVIEQVGGFDERFFMHMEEIDLCWRMKLAGFSIRSQPLSVVFHEGAASMPEGSAEKIFLNHRNNITMLLKNRGALSLLPVVSVRLFLEFAAALFYLMQGSGGVKKFRAVFRALRQNAQYLPETLSKRKLIQGSRKISDRELFRDMPFSLFLRKLNQFTFLVRKGGPRRSYP, encoded by the coding sequence ATGATTGAACCCGAACGGCTCCGCCCCGCCGTTGACATTATCATTCCCCATTTTCGGGGACTGGAGATGCTTGAACGCTCTCTTGAGTCGCTTGAAAAAACCCGTTATCCCTCTATGGGAATTATTGTTGTTGATAACGGAGGCGATCAGGCCGGGCTTGTTTTTCTTGTAAAAAGATTCAGAAATGCACGGCTCCTGCGACTCAGGGAAAACAAGGGCTATGCCGGTGGTTGCAACGAAGGGCTTCGTTTTTCATCGGCTGAATATCTTGTTTTTATGAACGACGATACCGAACATGATCCGTTCTGGCTTGAGCACCTTGTTCAGTCTGCCGAGGCTGATAAGGGTATCGGTGCGTTGCAGCCGAAAATCCTGTCGCTCAAGGCCTGGCGGAAACGGCAAAGGGTTTTCGATTATGCCGGAGCAGCAGGAGGTATGATAGACCGTTTCGGGTATCCCTGGTGTCTCGGCAGAAATTTCATGCGCATCGAGCAGGATTCCGGTCAGTTTGACAAGTCGCAGGAGATTTTCTGGGCATCGGGAGTAGCTCTTTTTGCTCGACGAAGCGTTATTGAGCAGGTTGGCGGATTTGATGAGCGTTTTTTCATGCACATGGAAGAGATTGATCTTTGCTGGCGCATGAAACTTGCCGGATTCAGTATCAGATCGCAGCCATTGTCGGTTGTTTTTCATGAAGGCGCAGCATCGATGCCGGAGGGTTCTGCTGAAAAAATTTTCCTCAATCATCGAAACAATATCACCATGCTTCTGAAAAACCGGGGAGCTCTGTCGCTTTTACCGGTTGTGTCTGTGCGGCTTTTTCTTGAGTTTGCCGCAGCGTTGTTTTATCTCATGCAAGGTTCCGGCGGAGTGAAAAAATTCCGGGCGGTTTTCAGGGCACTCCGGCAAAACGCGCAGTACCTGCCGGAAACGCTCAGCAAGCGAAAACTCATACAGGGATCGAGAAAGATCAGCGACAGGGAGTTATTCAGAGATATGCCGTTTTCGCTCTTTTTGAGGAAGCTGAATCAATTTACGTTTTTGGTCCGGAAAGGTGGCCCCAGGCGATCATATCCCTGA
- the trpA gene encoding tryptophan synthase subunit alpha, with amino-acid sequence MPENRIARLLKKNKKLLIAYYMPEFPVPGATLPVLEALQKNGADLIELGIAYSDPIGDGPVIQDAAHTAIRNGMSVKKLLDLVRQARKGEGCRKITAPILLMGYCNPLIAYGGDCFLQDAASAGVDGLLLPDLPPEEADDFLERAKGFGLTVVFLVSPVTPPERIEYIDSLSTDFSYCLAVNATTGTAKLSDAGSEAAIDEYLRRVRRHTRKKFVVGFGIKDKARVGHMWELADGAVVGTALLQHIAGAGTPEETARLAGEFWQTLQ; translated from the coding sequence ATGCCTGAAAACAGAATCGCCCGTCTTCTGAAGAAGAATAAAAAACTGCTGATAGCCTACTATATGCCTGAATTTCCTGTGCCTGGAGCGACGCTTCCGGTGCTTGAAGCCCTGCAGAAGAACGGTGCTGATCTGATCGAGCTTGGCATAGCCTATTCAGACCCGATCGGCGACGGTCCGGTGATTCAGGATGCCGCTCATACGGCAATCCGTAACGGCATGAGCGTTAAAAAACTGCTTGATCTGGTCAGGCAGGCCCGCAAAGGAGAGGGGTGCCGAAAGATAACCGCTCCGATACTGTTGATGGGGTACTGTAATCCGTTGATAGCTTACGGAGGAGACTGTTTTCTGCAGGATGCGGCAAGCGCCGGTGTGGACGGTCTTCTGCTTCCTGATCTTCCTCCTGAAGAGGCTGATGATTTTCTTGAGCGTGCAAAAGGGTTTGGCCTTACCGTGGTCTTTCTTGTTTCACCCGTTACTCCGCCCGAAAGAATTGAATATATCGACTCTCTCTCGACGGATTTTTCATACTGTCTTGCCGTAAATGCCACAACCGGAACTGCCAAGCTTTCGGATGCAGGCAGTGAAGCGGCTATTGACGAATACCTCAGGAGGGTAAGGCGGCATACCCGTAAAAAATTTGTTGTCGGTTTCGGTATCAAGGATAAAGCAAGGGTGGGTCATATGTGGGAACTTGCCGATGGCGCTGTTGTGGGCACAGCTCTTTTGCAGCATATCGCCGGAGCCGGAACGCCTGAAGAGACCGCCAGACTTGCCGGAGAGTTCTGGCAGACACTACAGTAA
- the uvrA gene encoding excinuclease ABC subunit UvrA: protein MTTQRLADTDFAESVLPDIVLKGVCTHNLKNITVHIPRNRFVVLTGVSGSGKSSLAFDTLYAEGHRRYVESLSAYVRQFLERMPKPPIEIVEGIAPAVAIEQKPIPKNPRSTVGSVSEIYDYLRLLYARVGKIYSRDTDELVLKHTPDDVSLQVRYFDEGAKFYAGFPFPCHTDEAHHDCSAKDEIENLLKKGFFRIIDGDTVLDLNDAAVCNRLKSMNHLELSSLLVLVDRFVTRHEDKLYHRVAQAAETGFMESGGYVVLRVVGGKTYRFSDKLELNGIEYLEPSPQLFAFNSPIGACKKCQGFGRIAGIDEDAVVPDKSLSLFEGAIVCWNSEKYRWNLKQLLAAAPEAGIPLDVPYEKLSAANKELIWKGIPGKRSEYKGIWAFFAEIEKDAGYKMHYRVFLSRYRGYATCPECEGSRLNLDARLVRVSGRNISEVTRMNIAEARNFFLNLDISPFDRKVAEAILEEIIKRLGYLLDVGLDYLTLDRLTHTLSGGEFQRINLSTSIGSPLVGAIYVLDEPSIGLHQSDSSKLIALLRKLRDLGNTVVVVEHDREIIEAADEVIDLGPKAGRLGGEVVFQGTISEMKASGNSLTAEYLNGEKEIAVPKDRRKADFSSCISIKGAMQNNLKNIDVRFPLGIMTCVTGVSGSGKSTLVNDILKNGLLKQKEGLKEKVGTHRSIGGVELIDRIEHVDQSPIGKSSRSNPVTYLKIFDDIRMLFAQTVEAKARGLHAGYFSFNIPGGRCEACAGEGVVRIEMQFLADIEAVCEECGGSRYKQETLEITFNGRSIMDVLDLTVSEAIEFFNGEKNVLRKLQVLEEVGLGYIRLGQSSSSLSGGEAQRLKLASFIAHADTRHTLFLFDEPTTGLHFEDISKLIRCFEKLLEQGNTLVIIEHNPDIIKQADWVIDLGPGAGDKGGSIMAEGTPEKIVECKESLTGLHLKPYLHS from the coding sequence ATGACGACACAACGGCTTGCCGATACCGACTTTGCTGAATCGGTTCTTCCTGATATCGTGCTCAAGGGCGTTTGCACGCATAATCTTAAAAACATCACCGTTCATATTCCCCGAAACCGGTTTGTTGTTCTCACAGGAGTCAGCGGATCGGGAAAGTCCAGTCTTGCGTTTGACACACTCTATGCAGAAGGTCACCGACGTTATGTTGAATCGCTCTCGGCATATGTTCGTCAGTTTCTTGAGCGCATGCCTAAACCTCCGATCGAAATTGTCGAAGGTATCGCTCCGGCTGTCGCCATCGAGCAGAAGCCCATTCCGAAAAATCCTCGTTCGACCGTTGGCAGTGTTTCGGAGATATACGATTATCTGCGTCTTCTTTACGCAAGGGTTGGTAAAATCTATTCGCGTGATACCGATGAGCTGGTTCTGAAGCATACCCCGGATGATGTGAGCTTGCAGGTGCGCTATTTTGACGAGGGGGCAAAATTCTATGCGGGCTTTCCATTTCCATGTCATACAGATGAGGCTCATCATGATTGTTCGGCCAAGGATGAAATAGAGAATCTGCTCAAGAAAGGTTTTTTCAGGATTATTGACGGCGATACGGTGCTGGATCTTAATGACGCAGCGGTCTGTAACCGTCTCAAGTCGATGAATCATCTCGAACTGTCGTCATTGCTTGTTCTTGTTGACAGGTTTGTTACGCGACATGAGGATAAACTTTATCACCGGGTCGCCCAGGCTGCAGAGACAGGATTCATGGAATCCGGCGGGTATGTTGTGCTGAGAGTGGTTGGCGGAAAAACCTACCGGTTCAGCGATAAACTTGAGCTTAACGGTATTGAATACCTGGAGCCCTCTCCGCAGCTTTTTGCGTTCAACTCTCCGATCGGGGCCTGCAAAAAGTGCCAGGGATTCGGACGTATAGCAGGCATTGATGAAGATGCTGTTGTTCCCGATAAATCGCTGAGTCTTTTCGAAGGAGCAATTGTCTGCTGGAATTCCGAAAAGTACCGCTGGAACCTGAAACAGTTGCTTGCTGCGGCACCGGAAGCGGGCATTCCTCTTGATGTTCCATACGAAAAACTCTCTGCAGCCAATAAGGAGCTTATCTGGAAGGGTATACCCGGTAAGCGGTCGGAGTACAAGGGGATCTGGGCGTTTTTTGCGGAAATCGAAAAGGATGCCGGGTATAAAATGCATTATCGGGTATTCCTGAGCCGTTATCGGGGGTATGCTACCTGTCCCGAATGCGAGGGATCGCGTCTCAATCTCGATGCAAGGCTGGTAAGGGTATCCGGCAGGAATATCTCTGAAGTCACCCGCATGAATATTGCGGAAGCTCGCAACTTTTTTCTGAACCTTGATATCTCTCCGTTTGACAGAAAGGTTGCAGAGGCGATTCTGGAGGAGATCATCAAGAGGCTTGGCTATCTTCTCGATGTTGGTCTCGATTATCTTACCCTTGACCGTCTGACCCATACGCTTTCCGGAGGAGAGTTTCAGCGGATCAATCTCTCCACCTCCATAGGTTCGCCATTGGTAGGGGCAATCTATGTTCTTGATGAACCGAGCATCGGTCTTCATCAGAGTGATTCGTCCAAATTGATCGCGCTGCTTAGAAAATTGCGTGATCTTGGAAACACTGTTGTTGTGGTTGAACACGACCGTGAGATTATTGAGGCGGCTGACGAGGTGATCGATCTCGGGCCGAAAGCTGGTCGTCTGGGCGGTGAGGTTGTTTTTCAGGGGACGATCAGCGAGATGAAGGCCTCCGGAAATTCACTTACAGCGGAGTATCTGAACGGTGAAAAGGAAATTGCGGTACCCAAAGATCGACGGAAAGCTGACTTTTCATCCTGCATCTCCATAAAGGGGGCCATGCAGAATAATCTGAAAAATATCGATGTCCGGTTTCCTCTCGGTATTATGACCTGCGTTACCGGCGTGAGTGGTTCAGGCAAGTCAACTCTCGTTAACGATATTTTGAAAAACGGACTTCTCAAACAGAAAGAGGGTTTGAAAGAGAAGGTCGGAACACATCGTTCAATTGGCGGCGTGGAACTGATAGACCGTATTGAGCATGTTGATCAGTCGCCGATAGGAAAATCCAGTCGCAGCAATCCTGTTACCTATCTGAAAATATTCGATGACATAAGGATGCTGTTTGCCCAGACTGTTGAGGCAAAGGCGAGGGGGTTGCATGCTGGCTATTTTTCCTTCAATATTCCTGGTGGCCGATGCGAGGCATGCGCCGGAGAGGGAGTTGTCAGGATCGAGATGCAGTTTCTTGCCGATATCGAAGCCGTTTGTGAAGAGTGCGGCGGATCGCGCTACAAACAGGAGACTCTTGAGATCACTTTCAATGGTCGATCGATTATGGATGTTCTCGATCTCACGGTCAGTGAAGCGATTGAGTTTTTCAATGGTGAAAAAAATGTTTTGCGCAAGTTGCAGGTGCTTGAAGAGGTTGGTCTCGGCTATATCCGTCTTGGACAGTCATCCAGCTCGCTTTCGGGTGGTGAAGCACAACGGTTGAAGCTTGCCAGCTTTATTGCGCATGCCGATACCCGGCACACCCTTTTTCTGTTTGATGAACCTACTACCGGGCTGCATTTCGAAGATATCAGCAAGCTGATTCGCTGTTTTGAGAAACTGCTTGAGCAGGGAAATACACTGGTTATTATCGAGCATAATCCCGATATCATCAAGCAGGCAGACTGGGTTATCGATCTCGGGCCGGGAGCGGGAGACAAGGGAGGATCCATCATGGCCGAAGGCACTCCCGAAAAAATTGTCGAGTGCAAGGAGTCTTTGACGGGCTTGCATCTCAAGCCCTACCTGCATTCATGA